CGAGCCCCTTCGCGGGTCTCAATCGCCCGCCTGCCAACGGTTTGCTGCGGCAGAGTCCCTCGCGGTGCAACGCTAGAAACTGGCTCGACTATTGAATACATCTCGATTGCAGATCCTGCTCGTCGAACATCGCGATGCCGATGCGCTGCTGCTGCATCGCATGTTGCGGCACGCTCCCCAACACTGCTTCGAGATTCGGGTTTGCGAATCGGCCGCCGAAGCGATCCTGCTGCTGGCGCGACAGCGATTCGATGGATTGATCATCAACCTGGATCGCCAGGACCAAGATCCTTTTGAAGTGCTGCTGCAGGTTCGCAATCTCGATTCGCAACTCGCAATCCTCGGACTCACCGACCGCACCGACGAAGCATTTGGATTGCGGGTTGTCGAATGTGGCGCGCAAGATGTCCTCGCCAAAGATTTGATCAACGGACAACTGCTGTATCGAGCGATGCGGTATGCGATCGCACGCCAGAGTCAGATCAGCTTTCTTAAGACCGCCGCCCACACCGACGCGCTGACCGGCCTGGGAAATCGCCGCGCTCTGGATCAAGCGCTCAACCAAGCGGTCGGCAAGTTTGCTCGCGATCAACAGCCCTTTGGGTTCTTGATCCTCGATGTCGACAATTTCAAACAGTTCAACGACCAGCACGGGCACCGCGCGGGGGACTATGTGCTGAGCGAATTAGGACATCTGCTCCGCGATTCCTTGGCCGACGACAACATCGGCTCGCGCTACGGTGGCGAGGAATTTGGAGTCTTGTTGCCAGCGACGTCGCACCAGCAGGCGGTCGCAAAAATGCAGGACCTGCTGGAATCCATTGCCACGCTCCAAATTGAGTTCGAAGGAACGCGGTACCGCGTCACTTCCAGCGCTGGTTTGACGATCTCGCACCCAAATGATACCGTTGGCAACATAATCGAGCGCGCCGATATCGCGTTGTATCAGGCGAAGTCCAATGGCCGCAACCGCGGCGAGCTGAATCTAAAAGCGGCCACGGCGATCCCGTTGCCCAACGAGGCAGTCGTTGGCAGCAATGTTTAAGCGGCTCGCGAGCAGCTGCCCAATCGCAACGCCTTACGCCAAGTTTGTCTTCGCATGCAAAAAAGTCTCTACGATTACCCGCAGTATTACGACCTCGCCTTCCGCGATGAAACCGATGACGAAGCCGACTTCATCGAGGCGGCGTGGGCTAAGTTTGGCGACGGTCCGCTGAAACATCTGCTGGAACCTGGTTGCGGCAGCGGACGCTTAGTCGTCGAACTCGCACGCCGTGGGTACGACGTGACCGGATTTGATCTCAGCGAACCCGCCCTCCGCTACACCCGCTCGCGACTCCGCCGTATCGATCGCACCGCCGAGGTGCTCAACGCCGACATGATCGACTTCTCGCTGCCGCGGAAATTCGACATGGCCTACTGCACGATGAACACCTTCCGGCATCTGTTGACCGAAAACGATGCCCAATCCCACTTGCAAATGGTCGCCGATCATCTGCGTCCCGGTGGTCTGTATCTGTTGGGATTCCATTTGCTGCCCCCCGACGCCGACGAAGAGTGTATCGAACGCTGGCGTGGCAGCAGCGGCAAGACGTCGGTCTGCTTCACCTTGCGCGTGCTCGATTTCTGCCGCCGCACCCGGCTCGAATCGCTCCGCATCTCGATGCTAGCCAAGACGCCGCGTGGCGAGATCCGCGGCCGCTCCGAATTCCAATTGCGACTCTACAAAGCCGCTCAATTCAAGACGCTGATCGCCAAAGTCCCCGATCTGGAGCTGTTGGAAGTTTTTGATTTCGATTACGACATCGATGAACCACAGCGTTTGGACAACGAATTAGCCGACGCCGTCTTCGTCTTCCGCCGCCGCGATTCAAACGCTTAAGATCGGAACGCCCCCAGCTCGCGAACCCTTTCGATGAACCATCGGTTTCGTTCGCGCAGCGACTGGGGCTCTTCAACGCATCAAGGATCAATCATGTTTGCCAAATGGTTCCGACGCAGCCGCCGTCCGGTGGTCGATCGCACCCCCTGTCCACATTGTGGTGCGATGATTCTGGAAACGGCGACGTTTTGCCGGCACTGCGGCGCATCGGATGCTTCGGGTTGGCAGGACGAGACCGAAGGCTACGCCGACGACATGGCGGACGATGATTTCGACTACGACGAGTTTTTGCAGCGCGAGTTCCCCGACGAAGCCCCGCCCCGCCGCGATTTCAAATCGTTTGTGATCATCGTGCTGCTGATCTGTTTTGTCGGCGGATTGCTGCTGTCGCTGGGGATGTGAGGATGCGCTCCGTCGGCTGAAGCCTCGACTCCAGCGCGGCCAGTCGTTTTCGTTTAACCGCGTGGGCAACGCCCCGCGCGTCGGTGCGCAACGTACAGAAGATGCGCTCGGTCGGCTGAAAGCCTTCACTCCAGCGCGCGGCCCGATGGGCACGCGGTTAAACGAGAGGGCATCCGACTCAACTCGTTTAACCGCGTGGGCAACGCCCCGCGCGTCGGTTAGCGACGTACAGAAGATGCGCTCGGTCGGCTGAAAGCCTTCACTCCAGCGCGCGGCCCGTTGGGCACGCGGTTAAACGCGAGGACGGCCAAATCAATTCGTTTAACCGCGTGGGCAACGCCCCGCGCGTCGGTGCGCAACGTACAGAAGGTGCGCTCGGTCGGCTGAAATCCTCTACTCCAGCGCACGGCCCGTTGGGCACGCGGTTAAACGATGGGGCGGCCAACTCAATTCGTTTAACCGCGTGGGCAACGCCCCGCGCGTCGATGCGTAACGTCGAGAGATGCGCTCGGTCGGCTGAAGCCTTCACTCCAGCGCGCGGCCCGATGGGCACGCTGTAAAACGATGGGGCGGCCAACTCAATTCGTTTAACCGCGTGGGCAACGCCCCGCGCGTCGGTGCGTAACGTCGAGAGGTGCGCTCGGTCGGCTGAAAGCCTCGACTCCAGCGCGGCCCGTTGGGCACGCGGTTAAACGATGGGGCGTGGCCCGTTAATCGAACTGTTGTTTAGCTTGCTCGAACAGATGCCGGACCGCTCGGCCGCTGATCGTTGTCTTTTCGATCAACTCCTTTGCGATCCGCTCGATCGCCACCGCATGCGCTTCATCGCTTAACAGATGTTCCGTCTTGTCCAACAGTCGCCGCTGCAAGCGTTCCAGTTGACGCTGGGTCTTCGCGCGGCCTTCTAGAACACGTTCGACCGTTCGCAGATCCTGGGCGGCACCGCGTGGGCAATACCGACCAGTGAATCGCGCCTCGGCGACCATTCCAGCCAGCAGGATCAGCGCCTCGTCTTCGACCACATCTTGCGACGACCGGCCGCGTCCCTTCCGCAACTCGCAGACGCCCAACCGATAGCCGCCAGTTTGCAGCGGCCCCGGAGCGATCGTTACCTTTTGAATCGGTCGGCCCAACGAGATCGCCATCACCGCATGCCCCGCTTCGTGATAGGCGGTCGCTGTCAATTCGATCGCCGCTTGGCGAGCGGCCGGGTCGGCAGGCGGTTCGTTCATCATCGTTTCCCAGACAGGCTCTACAGCGAACGCAGATAGGCGATCAAATCGTCGACTTCATCGTCGCTCAACTTCGGCAGCCCCGAAACCTTCTCGGGACTGTGCAAGTCGGTCAGCACACGCTCCAGCGATTTCGCTCGGCCGCTGTGCATCCAACGCACCTTGCGATAGGTGCCACGCAGCGTCGGCGTGTTGTAGCCGTCGTAATGATCCGACTTCGAACCGGTTCCCACATCGTGGATCTCGCCGTCGGTAAACTGCGGCCCGCTGTGGCAATCGGCACACGCGGCGCGGCTGCTGTGAAACAGCTCCTTGCCCCGCTGCGCCGCGGCCGAAAGCGTACCATCGGGTCCGATAAACGGATTCGGCGGGCTCGGCATCGTGCTCAGAAACTCGATCAACGCATCGGTTTGCGTCTGCGTCGGCTGCTTCCCCTGCATCGTCACCGTAAACGACTTCTTCATCGCATCGTCCAGATCCTCCTGCCAACCGTGCCACGTCCAAGGGCCGGTCTGCGTCAGTTCATACAACGGCAGGACCGTCTTCAACGTCATCTCGGTGCCATCGTTCCAGGTATCCATCGGTCGCGAATTGATCCCGCCGTTTTGATGGCACGAGTGACAGCTGTACCATTGATCGAGGCTGTGCTGTGCGTCGTAGAAGATCGCCATCCCCTGCCGCGCGGGCGATGGAGTCGCAGGTCCACCGAGATCGATCTCGCGGACAACTTGTTTCGTTTTCAAGTCGACCGACTGCAGCGAATTCTTCAGATAGTTGGCGACATAAACCGTTTGGTTGTCCGCGGCGATCTCCAGTCCCATCGGCCGGCCGCCAACATCGATCCGACTGAAGCGGTCGCGATCGCGCTGCAACCGGCGATCGATCAGATCGCCGGGGCCACCGGTCGAAACAAACGGCAGATCGGGCAAACGATAGACGAGCAGTTCGTGAGTCCCCGAAGAGGACGCAACCAAACGCTGGCCGTCGCCGCTGATCGCCAAGCCGTGTGGATCGGCCACCGCCATCTCAGGTACATCCAACGAGATCGCCTCGCGATACGAAGCTCCATCCAGTCGCACGCGGCCGATTCGGCTGGCCAAAATCCAGCCCCGTTGAATGTTGTCGCGAGTGATTGGATTGGTGCGATAGATCATCCATGTGAAGTAGGCGTATTGTCCGTCGGCCGATGGCGTCACGTGTCCAATGTTCACACCGTTAGCCAATGGCTCCTCGTATAACGGTTCCGCCGTTGCTGTGTCGATGACTTCGATCTCGGCATCGCCGCTGGAACCAACAGCCAATCGCGTCCCATCGGGCGAGAGGGTCAGATACCGCGGCCAATTCCCAACGTCGATTCGGCGAACCACCGCCAGACTGCGAAGATCGACTTGAGCGACCTGAGCCGCAGCGGTCAGCCCCACGTACACGGTTCGGTTGTCCGGAGCGATCGCAAAACCTTGCGGATGCCCGCCGAGGTGGACGGTTCCGATGGCGGCAAGTTTGCCTTCGCGAATCGCTAGCAGACTCAGTTCGCCCGACCACTGATTGGTCGCCAAAATCGTCGCCCCATCGGGCGTGAAGTCGATGTGCGCCGGATGGCTTCCAATCCGAAGCTCGTCGACC
Above is a genomic segment from Rosistilla ulvae containing:
- a CDS encoding GGDEF domain-containing protein, yielding MNTSRLQILLVEHRDADALLLHRMLRHAPQHCFEIRVCESAAEAILLLARQRFDGLIINLDRQDQDPFEVLLQVRNLDSQLAILGLTDRTDEAFGLRVVECGAQDVLAKDLINGQLLYRAMRYAIARQSQISFLKTAAHTDALTGLGNRRALDQALNQAVGKFARDQQPFGFLILDVDNFKQFNDQHGHRAGDYVLSELGHLLRDSLADDNIGSRYGGEEFGVLLPATSHQQAVAKMQDLLESIATLQIEFEGTRYRVTSSAGLTISHPNDTVGNIIERADIALYQAKSNGRNRGELNLKAATAIPLPNEAVVGSNV
- a CDS encoding class I SAM-dependent methyltransferase, which encodes MQKSLYDYPQYYDLAFRDETDDEADFIEAAWAKFGDGPLKHLLEPGCGSGRLVVELARRGYDVTGFDLSEPALRYTRSRLRRIDRTAEVLNADMIDFSLPRKFDMAYCTMNTFRHLLTENDAQSHLQMVADHLRPGGLYLLGFHLLPPDADEECIERWRGSSGKTSVCFTLRVLDFCRRTRLESLRISMLAKTPRGEIRGRSEFQLRLYKAAQFKTLIAKVPDLELLEVFDFDYDIDEPQRLDNELADAVFVFRRRDSNA
- a CDS encoding zinc ribbon domain-containing protein: MFAKWFRRSRRPVVDRTPCPHCGAMILETATFCRHCGASDASGWQDETEGYADDMADDDFDYDEFLQREFPDEAPPRRDFKSFVIIVLLICFVGGLLLSLGM
- a CDS encoding ATP-dependent metallopeptidase FtsH/Yme1/Tma family protein, with product MNEPPADPAARQAAIELTATAYHEAGHAVMAISLGRPIQKVTIAPGPLQTGGYRLGVCELRKGRGRSSQDVVEDEALILLAGMVAEARFTGRYCPRGAAQDLRTVERVLEGRAKTQRQLERLQRRLLDKTEHLLSDEAHAVAIERIAKELIEKTTISGRAVRHLFEQAKQQFD
- a CDS encoding c-type cytochrome, whose translation is MQSRSRALLLTLVYLSLAVGCGAAVAVAARADVIDPSIDRSPVDLALSPDGKWLVTANETSGSVSLIDAAAGRVVDELRIGSHPAHIDFTPDGATILATNQWSGELSLLAIREGKLAAIGTVHLGGHPQGFAIAPDNRTVYVGLTAAAQVAQVDLRSLAVVRRIDVGNWPRYLTLSPDGTRLAVGSSGDAEIEVIDTATAEPLYEEPLANGVNIGHVTPSADGQYAYFTWMIYRTNPITRDNIQRGWILASRIGRVRLDGASYREAISLDVPEMAVADPHGLAISGDGQRLVASSSGTHELLVYRLPDLPFVSTGGPGDLIDRRLQRDRDRFSRIDVGGRPMGLEIAADNQTVYVANYLKNSLQSVDLKTKQVVREIDLGGPATPSPARQGMAIFYDAQHSLDQWYSCHSCHQNGGINSRPMDTWNDGTEMTLKTVLPLYELTQTGPWTWHGWQEDLDDAMKKSFTVTMQGKQPTQTQTDALIEFLSTMPSPPNPFIGPDGTLSAAAQRGKELFHSSRAACADCHSGPQFTDGEIHDVGTGSKSDHYDGYNTPTLRGTYRKVRWMHSGRAKSLERVLTDLHSPEKVSGLPKLSDDEVDDLIAYLRSL